Genomic segment of Planctomycetaceae bacterium:
AAACCTCCAACAGCCGGCCCACGACCGCGACCAGGGAAAAAGTCGTGATCCATGCGGCCTATCCGCTGTGGCGCAAGCACATTCTGATGGCCATTGCCCGCGCCAAAGAACTCCAGGACGCAGGCAGCGAAGTCGTACTGACGTATTGCGACAGCCGCGGCGGCACCTGCGCCGTGAATTTCGCCGGCAGCCCCGGAACATGCTTCATTTGCCGTTCCTGTGTCACAAAATCTTTGTCAGACCGCGTAGTTGACTCCAGCGAATGCGCGTTGACTGCAATGAAGGGTGCTCCGGCTTTCGGATCGCTGGCCTGCGGCGTGTATTCCGCTCCGCCCTGAAACTGCCACGGCTTCGCGCCGCCGCCGTATTCCACCGCAAAGGCCGCTTCACCGTACAGCCGCCAGTCAGCAGTCGGGTAGTACGACGTTCCCAGGATCAGTGATTCGCGGACGTAGTTGATTCGTTCAAACGTCGGGTTCTTTAGCTGGTACTCATCCCCGACGTGCGAGCTGACGTGAAAGTATCCGAACTTGAAAGCCAGGTTGTCCTGTTTTCCGGTCCACAGCAGTCCGAAGCGATAGTCAATGGATTCGACATCCATGGACTTTTGCGGATCCAATCTCGGCAGTGCGGCCCCTTCCAGATCAATCTGCCATGCATCCAGGTTCAGAAACTCCGGCTGATCGCGGCGAAACAAACCGACTCGCCCGCCGATGGTCGCGTCCCATCGCCACGACTTCGCGCCGTAGTCGTAGAGCGCTACTGTTGCAAAACGCGGTTCATGCGGAGCGGCGATGTAGGACCGGTACAGCAATCCGTCCGGCAGGACATGGTCGCCGGGAGGAAGTCCGCTGTTCAGTTGAGCGGCGAAACCAGGCTGTTCGGGAGCGAAGAGCTGTTCGAACGACGTTTGAGAATAGGATTGCGTCGGCCCGGCATGTCCCCCGACAACCGGCAGATTCTGCCGGCTGCTGACCGTCGGGAATGACGTGCGATAATCTGCCGTGCCGGGCAATTGCCCGTGCGCAGCGGAAACGCCAAGCATGACCGCGATCACAGCGGCGCGGCAGAATCCGCGGAGTGCTTTGGTTTTGTGACCCATCGCCACCAAAAGACTGTCTTTCAGAGGATTGGCGGAGCGTTGAAGCGAGAATGGTACGGTTTCGCGATGAGAACCTGATGAGAATCGATGGGCCAATACGCGAACGGATTCAACCGATGGCTGACTTTGCAGGCGCGCACTTCAGGTTCCCGAGAGCGATTCTAGTGCGATGCAAAATCCAGGTCAGCGCCAGTTTCCACCTGCGTGTTGCCTGAATTCTCCGCATCCTGCATCCCTGGCCGGACTCTGGAACGTCCAGTCGGGACAACACTGCCAGCCGAATCGTTGAAGCATTCCGCCATGAACATCAGCCATCGCCTGTTTGGTAATCTGGCCGCGGCGGACCCGATACTTTTCGCTCTTCTTACTCCCGCGATGAACGGCAGCCATCGCCCGTCCGGCATGGCGCTCTTATCTGGCCCGTTTCAGCCGCTGGGCCTGTTCGCCGTGCCACGGGATCAGGATTCGTTGAGTGCCATCGGACGTTGTTATCCGGACCGTGCCATCCTCAAGGAAATGAATCGGATTGGAATCTGTCGTGTAGGTGGCCCGCAGGATGTGCCTGACGGCGAATGTCCTGAGAGCGTTCCGTGAGGAGTATTCGCCGTACAGCACGCCATCTTCAATCCACCATCGTGTGAAGGCCGGCCTGCCGTCGAAGGGGTCGTGGTCGTAGAGCATCGTTCCGTCAGGTCGAAAGTCGAGGACCATGTGACCGGGGTCTTCCTGGTAGGTCCAGGTTCCCACCAGCCGACGTTCATCGGCATTCAGCGCGGGTGTCCAGACGAAGATCAACACCAGGCCGGCCAGCACGGTCAGCGGCATTGCCAGCAGCAGTGTCATTCGACGCGCAGACCTGTTTCTGTGTCCGGATCTTGCGTTTGTTGTCGGGTACTTGTCGCCGGAACTCGGCATCGGGAAATCTACTTTCGAAATGCAGATCCTGACCGGATGCGAATTTGTCTGACGCGTGGTCGGTGATCTTTCCCCGGAAACCAGTCTCTGATTCGAGACGTTTCCAGGTTCACAAAGCTGAAACGGGATCTCGGCATTCCGTCTGCACGGTCTGATCGATATACGTGAAGCGACGGACGGACGCCGGATTGCCCCTGTCGCGCGAATGACGGGCGGAGCACGACATCGCGAGATACAGACGGGAACGGAGTTGATGTTAAGGAGCCATCGAGCCAGGGTCCGTGTCTGGCCCGGACGACCTTATCCGCTGGGAGCCACCTGGGAAGGTCGCGGGGTCAACTTCGCGCTGTTTTCGGCAAACGCGACTCGCGTGGAACTGTGCCTGTTCGATTCCGTCGACAGCCGCGAAGAAACGTACTGTGTGCCCCTTCGCGAACAGACGGACCTGGTGTGGCACTGTTTTCTGCCGGATATTCGCCCCGGCCAGTTGTACGGTTTTCGAGTCCACGGGCCCTATGATCCGCGGCGCGGGCATCGTTTCAACCAGAACAAAGTGCTGCTGGACCCGTATGCCAGGGCGATCGGGCGGCGAATTCGCTGGTCAGACTCCATGTTTGGCTACACGATCGGCGACGAAACGCAGGATCTGTCGTTTGATACCCGCAACAACGCCGATAGCGCTCCTCTGGCCGTGGTTGTCAAACCGGCATTTGCCTGGGGTCGCGACCGTCCTCCGCGCACGCCCTGGCATGAAACGGTGATCTATGAAACTCACGTCAAGGGATTCACCATGCGGCATCCCGACGTGCCTGCACATTTAAGAGGCACGTTTGCCGGCCTGGCGTCACCGGCGGCCATTCGGCATTTTCGAAAGCTGGGTGTCACCGCCATCGAACTGATGCCCGTGCATCACCATGTCGATGACCGTCATCTGGTCGACGCGGGGCTGTCCAATTACTGGGGCTACAACACGCTGTCGTTCTTTGCTCCCGAATCGCGCTACGCGGCGTCGGACGCCGCCCGTTCCGCGGCGGAGTTCAAGTGGATGGTGCGACGCCTTCACCGGGCGGGCTTCGAAGTGATTCTCGACGTCGTCTACAACCACACCGGAGAGGGCAATCATCTGGGACCGACGCTGTCGCTGCGAGGTA
This window contains:
- a CDS encoding DUF1207 domain-containing protein — translated: MGHKTKALRGFCRAAVIAVMLGVSAAHGQLPGTADYRTSFPTVSSRQNLPVVGGHAGPTQSYSQTSFEQLFAPEQPGFAAQLNSGLPPGDHVLPDGLLYRSYIAAPHEPRFATVALYDYGAKSWRWDATIGGRVGLFRRDQPEFLNLDAWQIDLEGAALPRLDPQKSMDVESIDYRFGLLWTGKQDNLAFKFGYFHVSSHVGDEYQLKNPTFERINYVRESLILGTSYYPTADWRLYGEAAFAVEYGGGAKPWQFQGGAEYTPQASDPKAGAPFIAVNAHSLESTTRSDKDFVTQERQMKHVPGLPAKFTAQVPPRLSQYVSTTSLPASWSSLARAMAIRMCLRHSG